The Myxococcota bacterium genome includes the window GCGCGGTGGTGTGGAAGCTCGTGAAGCGCAGGCCCCGGGCGGCGAGCCGGTCGATGTTCGGTGTGTCGATGGTCGAGCCGTAGCAGCCGAAGTGCGCGAAGCCCGCGTCGTCGAGCACGACCACCACCACGTCCGGAGAGCCCTTGGGCAACGGCGCCGTCGGCCACCAGGGCTTCGACTCCGCGACGGTCCGCCCGATCACGCCCTCGAACGCTTCTCCAGATGGATGCCGGTAGCCCACTGAGCGTCTCCTCAGGTCTTCAGCCTCATCGCGCCCATGTAGTCGCGTTTGCCCAGCGGCACGCCCTTCATGCGCAGGATGTCGTACGCCGTGGTGGCGTGGAAATGCAGGTTGGGCAGCGAGAACGACAGCAGGAAGCCCTCGGCGGTGAAGGGCATCTTGAAGTCACCGAGCTGGAACACCACGTCCTTGCCCTGCAGCCCTTCGACCGTCTCGCGCGAGAGCTTCGAGAGCTCGGCGCGCGCATCGGCGACGACCTTCTCGAGCCCCGCGTAGTCCTGGTCCATCGGCCCCGCCGGCGGCTTGAACAGCCCGGCCTGTGCGCCCGCCAGCGCGCCCTTCGAGTGGTGGGCCACGGCGATGATCTGGAAGCGGAAGGGAAGCATGTCGGGATACAGCCGCGTCTCGACCAGCTCGGGCAGCGAAATGCCCTTCGCCTCGCAGTGCTTGCGGCCCTTCTCGAGGTAGCCGGCGACCGCGCCGAGCACTTGCTGGAACGAGGCGACGGTCGCGTCGTAGAGCGGAATGGCCATGTGGATCATCTCCCGGTGGTGTGTGATGCCTCGCCCCCGACGAGAATCCGGTCGGCGACGAGGCCCGCGATGATCTCATGGAGCTCGGTGACTGTCAGGCCGGCGGCGCGGGCCTCTCGGGCGCGCGCTCCGGCGTCGAGCGGCCGTTCGGCGCGCGCCAGCAGCGCGGCGAGCGCGGGCGAGAGACGCTCGACCTCGACCGAGGCGAGCCGGAACGGCGCGGGCTCGGGCTCGCGGCGCAAGAGCAGCGTCTCACTGCCCGCACCGGCGATCTCGACACCGATCGGTGTCGGGTCGCCCGCGTCGAGCGCCGCGCGCACCCGCTCCGCGGCCGCGAGCGTTCCGGCGGGAAGCTCCAGCAGCTCGGCCCAGGGCGCGAGCACGAGCTCGTCCGGCGCGAGCCGGGGCACGGCGCGCCGCGCGCGGCGGGCGCGCGCCAGTGCGGCTTCCAGCGCGGCCAGCGGCCCGGCCTCGGCGCGGATCAGATACTCCCCGAAGGCCAGCGGCAGGCTCGAGTCAGAGGTCACGGCGTCGTGGAACTCGCGCGAGCTGGTGAAGCGCTCCGCGAGCGCCCCGTCCTTCGTCACCGCCAGCGAGAGCGCGAACTCGCCGCTCACGTTGCGCAGGAACTGGGCGCGCCGCCGTCCGCCCGGATCGGCCGAGAGGCCGGCCGGATGGGCCGCCGCGAGCAGGGCGCGTTCACCGGCGCCGAGCTCGTGCTCGCCCGGACGCCAGCCCGGGTCGAGCTGCAGGCGGAACAGCGCGCGCTGCAGGCGCCGATGGTCGATCACGGCGCGCTTCCTCCCGAGAGCGCCCGCGCCAGCCGCTCGAAGCCCGGAATCACTTCCGCCTGGCTGTTGCGCTCGCACTCGAAGACCAGCGCGCGCAAGCGCGCCGCGCGCGGCAGCACGTGCGCCAGGATCTGCCAGGTATCGGGCAGCGGCTCGGGCCCGTGCGCGTCGTCGACGAAGTGGCGGCCGCCGTGCTCGAACTCGCGCCCGCCGGCGACGTGGATCTCGAGCACGCGCTCCAGCGGATAGCCGTCGAGCCCGTCCAGCGGCCGGTGACCGCTCACCCGCTGGTAGATCGCCAGGTGCGCCACGTCGAGCAGAAGGCCCGAGTCCGCGGTGTCGGCCACGCGCGCGAAGTAGTCGAGCAGGTGGAGATCGCCCAGATACACGTGCGCGGGCGGGTTCTCGGGCAGCAGCTCCAGGCCGAGTGACTCGCGCGCGCGGCGCACGTTGTCGGCCATGGCGCGCGCCGAGTCGGCGCACAGGATCGGCGGCGCCAGCACGCCGTGCCCGCGATCGCGCGGGCC containing:
- a CDS encoding DUF1993 domain-containing protein, with the translated sequence MAIPLYDATVASFQQVLGAVAGYLEKGRKHCEAKGISLPELVETRLYPDMLPFRFQIIAVAHHSKGALAGAQAGLFKPPAGPMDQDYAGLEKVVADARAELSKLSRETVEGLQGKDVVFQLGDFKMPFTAEGFLLSFSLPNLHFHATTAYDILRMKGVPLGKRDYMGAMRLKT
- a CDS encoding DUF692 family protein, encoding MALDPFAPFESRVRGLPRLGLGISTEFGSAETGLDPLALRRARPELAQFLELGVDLERGLDGTARAWCAAGWPVTYHFLDGNLEESESLSDAWLAAVRALAHETGAAWVCGDAGLWHLGPRDRGHGVLAPPILCADSARAMADNVRRARESLGLELLPENPPAHVYLGDLHLLDYFARVADTADSGLLLDVAHLAIYQRVSGHRPLDGLDGYPLERVLEIHVAGGREFEHGGRHFVDDAHGPEPLPDTWQILAHVLPRAARLRALVFECERNSQAEVIPGFERLARALSGGSAP